The Streptomyces sp. DH-12 genome has a window encoding:
- a CDS encoding DUF3039 domain-containing protein, whose translation MSTLEPERGTGTGTLVEPTPQTSHGDGDHERFAHYVQKDKIMASALDGTPVVALCGKVWVPGRDPKKYPVCPMCKEIYESMGDGGDDKGKGDK comes from the coding sequence ATGAGCACTCTTGAGCCCGAGCGCGGGACTGGTACGGGGACCCTCGTCGAGCCGACGCCGCAGACCTCCCACGGCGACGGTGACCACGAGCGCTTCGCCCACTACGTCCAGAAGGACAAGATCATGGCGAGCGCCCTCGACGGTACTCCCGTCGTGGCGCTGTGCGGCAAGGTGTGGGTGCCCGGCCGCGACCCGAAGAAGTACCCGGTGTGCCCCATGTGCAAGGAGATCTACGAGTCCATGGGTGACGGCGGCGACGACAAGGGCAAGGGCGACAAGTAG
- a CDS encoding YqgE/AlgH family protein — protein MTEVSSLTGRLLVATPALADPNFDRAVVLLLDHDEEGSLGVVLNRPTPVDVGDILEGWADLAGEPGVVFQGGPVSLDSALGVAVVPGGAAGEDPPLGWRRVHGAIGLVDLEAPPELLASVLGSLRIFAGYAGWGPGQLEDELADGAWYVVESEPGDVSCPSPERLWREVLRRQRSELAMVATYPDDPSLN, from the coding sequence ATGACCGAGGTGTCCTCGCTCACAGGGCGGCTGCTCGTGGCCACTCCCGCTCTGGCGGACCCGAATTTCGACCGTGCGGTGGTGCTCCTTCTCGACCACGACGAGGAGGGCTCCCTCGGTGTCGTCCTCAACCGGCCGACCCCGGTGGACGTGGGCGACATCCTGGAGGGCTGGGCGGACCTGGCCGGCGAACCCGGCGTGGTGTTCCAGGGCGGCCCGGTGTCGCTGGACTCCGCCCTCGGCGTGGCGGTCGTCCCGGGCGGGGCGGCGGGGGAGGACCCGCCGCTGGGCTGGCGCCGGGTGCACGGCGCGATCGGCCTGGTCGACCTGGAGGCCCCGCCGGAGCTGCTCGCCTCCGTCCTCGGCTCGCTGCGGATCTTCGCCGGGTACGCGGGCTGGGGCCCCGGCCAGCTGGAGGACGAGCTGGCCGACGGCGCCTGGTACGTGGTCGAGTCGGAGCCGGGTGACGTGTCCTGTCCGTCGCCCGAGCGGCTCTGGCGCGAGGTGCTGCGCCGGCAGCGCAGCGAACTGGCGATGGTCGCCACGTATCCGGACGACCCTTCGCTCAACTGA
- the murA gene encoding UDP-N-acetylglucosamine 1-carboxyvinyltransferase, with the protein MTVNDVDDVLLVHGGTPLEGEIRVRGAKNLVPKAMVAALLGSAPSRLRNVPDIRDVRVVRGLLQLHGVTVRPGEEPGELVLDPTYVESANVADIDAHAGSSRIPILFCGPLLHRLGHAFIPGLGGCDIGGRPIDFHFDVLRQFGATIEKRADGQYLEAPQRLRGTKIRLPYPSVGATEQVLLTAVLAEGVTELSNAAVEPEIEDLICVLQKMGAIIAMDTDRTIRITGVDRLGGYTHRALPDRLEAASWASAALATEGDIYVHGAQQRSMMTFLNTYRKVGGAFEIDDEGIRFWHPGGQLKSIALETDVHPGFQTDWQQPLVVALTQATGLSIIHETVYESRLGFTSALNQMGAHIQLYRECLGGSDCRFGQRNFLHSAVVSGPTKLQGADLVIPDLRGGFSYLIAALAAQGTSRVHGIGLINRGYENFMEKLSALGAKVELPGKALG; encoded by the coding sequence ATGACCGTCAACGACGTCGACGACGTACTGCTTGTCCACGGCGGAACCCCGCTGGAGGGCGAGATCCGGGTCCGCGGTGCGAAGAACCTCGTACCGAAGGCCATGGTCGCCGCGCTGCTGGGCAGCGCACCGAGCCGGCTGCGCAACGTTCCGGACATCCGTGACGTCCGGGTCGTCCGGGGTCTGCTGCAGCTGCACGGCGTGACGGTCCGTCCGGGCGAGGAACCCGGCGAGCTGGTGCTCGACCCCACGTACGTGGAGAGCGCCAACGTCGCTGACATCGATGCCCACGCCGGTTCCTCGCGGATCCCGATCCTGTTCTGCGGGCCGCTGCTGCACCGGCTCGGGCACGCGTTCATCCCGGGCCTCGGCGGCTGCGACATCGGCGGACGCCCCATCGACTTCCACTTCGACGTGCTGCGGCAGTTCGGCGCGACGATCGAGAAGCGGGCGGACGGCCAGTACCTGGAGGCCCCGCAGCGGCTGCGCGGCACCAAGATCCGGCTGCCGTACCCGTCCGTCGGCGCCACCGAGCAGGTGCTGCTCACGGCGGTCCTCGCGGAGGGTGTCACCGAGCTGTCCAACGCGGCGGTGGAGCCGGAGATCGAGGACCTGATCTGCGTCCTGCAGAAGATGGGCGCCATCATCGCGATGGACACCGACCGGACGATCCGCATCACCGGTGTGGACCGGCTCGGCGGCTACACCCACCGCGCCCTGCCGGACCGCCTGGAGGCCGCCTCCTGGGCGTCCGCGGCGCTCGCCACCGAGGGCGACATCTACGTCCACGGCGCCCAGCAGCGCTCGATGATGACGTTCCTCAACACCTACCGGAAGGTCGGCGGCGCCTTCGAGATCGACGACGAGGGCATCCGTTTCTGGCACCCCGGCGGGCAGTTGAAGTCCATCGCGCTGGAGACGGACGTGCACCCCGGCTTCCAGACCGACTGGCAGCAGCCGCTGGTGGTGGCGCTGACGCAGGCCACGGGCCTGTCCATCATCCACGAGACGGTCTACGAGTCCCGTCTGGGCTTCACGTCCGCGCTGAACCAGATGGGCGCCCACATCCAGCTCTACCGCGAGTGCCTGGGCGGCTCCGACTGCCGCTTCGGCCAGCGCAACTTCCTGCACTCGGCGGTCGTCTCGGGCCCGACGAAGCTCCAGGGCGCGGACCTCGTCATCCCCGACCTGCGCGGCGGCTTCTCGTACCTGATCGCGGCCCTCGCCGCCCAGGGCACGTCCCGCGTGCACGGCATCGGCCTGATCAACCGCGGCTACGAGAACTTCATGGAGAAGCTCTCCGCGCTCGGCGCCAAGGTGGAACTGCCGGGCAAGGCCCTCGGCTGA